From a single Rutidosis leptorrhynchoides isolate AG116_Rl617_1_P2 chromosome 5, CSIRO_AGI_Rlap_v1, whole genome shotgun sequence genomic region:
- the LOC139848954 gene encoding uncharacterized protein: MNIRPPDLNKEDAVFWKDFNGELVEFSTRLAWETLRSMWYSIIWFPQGIPCYSFSMWLLVKEKLKTRDKLKAWDIGTSQTLNASCALCNVQQDSHDHLFCECPFSIRVWSLVDQFITVQIASYKWREILSLLNGVANRRMARVVVTKLLLSAFVYFIWLEINARMFKSERINPDQVFNIIFSNVRLKLMSMKFKDSQQVRELKQRWNI; the protein is encoded by the coding sequence ATGAATATTCGTCCTCCAGATTTGAATAAAGAAGATGCTGTGTTTTGGAAAGACTTTAACGGGGAATTGGTTGAGTTTTCTACTCGACTGGCATGGGAGACCTTGCGCTCTATGTGGTATTCAATTATTTGGTTTCCTCAAGGTATTCCATGTTACTCGTTCAGTATGTGGTTACTTGTTAAGGAGAAGTTGAAGACGCGAGACAAACTTAAAGCATGGGATATTGGGACATCGCAGACTCTAAATGCCTCATGCGCCTTGTGTAATGTTCAACAAGATTCTCATGATCATTTATTTTGTGAATGTCCATTCTCTATACGGGTTTGGAGTCTTGTGGATCAGTTCATTACAGTGCAGATTGCTAGTTATAAATGGCGTGAGATATTGTCATTGTTAAATGGCGTGGCAAACAGACGAATGGCTCGAGTGGTTGTCACTAAACTCTTATTGTCCGCTTTTGTGTATTTCATATGGCTTGAAATAAATGCTAGGATGTTTAAGTCTGAAAGAATAAATCCGGATCAGGTGTTCAATATTATCTTCTCGAATGTCAGGCTCAAGTTAATGTCCATGAAGTTTAAGGACTCGCAACAAGTTCGAGAGTTAAAGCAGAGATGGAATATTTAA
- the LOC139850556 gene encoding uncharacterized protein — translation MGICTSTHSTSSIATAKLILPDGTLQEFSQPIKVSHVINKYPSTFICNSDEMDFDDVVSPIKDNEELQLGQLYFALPLTNLKHPLQPEEMAALAVKASAALAKCGARRRRRKNVCFTTTSYSSSKVADVSNVGLTNKTSYGGGGKRQNFKVMLDVIPE, via the coding sequence ATGGGAATTTGCACATCAACCCACTCAACATCGTCCATAGCCACCGCAAAACTGATCCTACCCGACGGAACCCTACAAGAATTCTCTCAACCAATCAAAGTCTCCCACGTCATCAACAAGTACCCATCTACTTTTATCTGCAACTCGGACGAAATGGACTTTGACGACGTCGTTTCACCCATCAAAGACAACGAAGAACTTCAACTCGGTCAGCTCTACTTTGCTCTTCCGTTGACTAATCTTAAACACCCTCTTCAACCAGAAGAAATGGCTGCATTGGCGGTTAAAGCTAGTGCCGCGTTGGCTAAGTGTGGGGCCCGTCGTAGAAGGCGAAAGAATGTTTGTTTTACGACGACATCGTATTCGTCGAGTAAGGTGGCAGATGTTTCGAATGTTGGGTTGACCAATAAGACTAGTTACGGCGGTGGTGGAAAACGACAAAATTTTAAGGTTATGTTGGATGTTATACCGGAGTGA